The following nucleotide sequence is from Candidatus Zixiibacteriota bacterium.
GCGGCCTACGTCGATCAATCGATGCGCAAGATCGCCTCAGGCGCGCCACACCTGACCACCGGCAAGGTGGCCATACTGGCGGCGTTGAACATCACTGATGAATTGCTTTCCGCAAGGCGGCAAACCGACCACGAGGTCGGCGCGCTGAACGGCCGGGCACGGAGTCTGGCCGATTGGCTCGAGGGGCAGTTGTCCGCCGGCTCCACGTCCCGGATCAAATCCCACCTTTCCTGACCCGCACTGCAGCATCCGGCGATACGGGCAGCGCCCGTCATCCCTTTGGGGATGGCCGCCGGTGGGGAGAACAACACTATGATGCCGATCTGGCTGACGGTCGTAATTGTGGTCGTAACCGGGCCGGTCTTCGCGCTGGTCGGATGGATGATCGCGCGGCGTGTCGGCAGCGGGAAGAT
It contains:
- a CDS encoding cell division protein ZapA, with product MSTPPKSIHVNIFGEEYPLRSNGDTDVEYMTKVAAYVDQSMRKIASGAPHLTTGKVAILAALNITDELLSARRQTDHEVGALNGRARSLADWLEGQLSAGSTSRIKSHLS